The following coding sequences are from one Motacilla alba alba isolate MOTALB_02 chromosome 4, Motacilla_alba_V1.0_pri, whole genome shotgun sequence window:
- the PCM1 gene encoding pericentriolar material 1 protein isoform X2, which yields MATGGGPFEEGMNDQDLPSWSNESLDDRLNNTDWGGQQKKANRSSEKNKKKLSGEGETRLTNDISPESSPGMERRKTRTSHSFPHARYMTQMSVPEQAELERLKQRINFSDLDQRSIGSDSQGRATAANNKRQLNENKKPFNFLSLQINTNKSKDPASGSQKKEGGVSAQCKELFGAALSKDFLQNCQASAQEDGRGEQAMDSSQIVSRLVQIRDYIAKASSMRDDLVEKNERSANVERLSHLIDDLKEQEKSYLKFLQKMLARENEEDDVRTVDSAVGSGSVGESTSLNIDVQSEASDTTEVSFSLSCRPRIEDKLGNSTAREQVTDIDVTPSPKGKSERAALNDREIWPCVINSQDHGLLSKARDPQQEAKEELENLKKQHDLLKRMLQQQEELKALQGRQAALLALQHKAEQAIAVLDDSVVTETTGSVSGVSLTSELNEELNDLIQRFHNQLHDSQTQSVPDNRRQAESLSLTREISQSRNSSMSEHQSDEKAQLFNKMRMLQGKKQKMDKLLGELHTLRDQHLNNSSFFPASSSPQRSVDQRSTTSAASGPVGIVTVVNGEPNSLASAPYPPDSLVSQNESEEDENLNPTEKLQKLNEVRKRLNELRELVHYYEQTSDMMTDAVNENTKEEEETEESESDSEHEDPQPVTNIRNPQGISSWSEINSNSNVQCGTNNRDGRHLNTDCEINNRSAANIRTLKMSSALDCHNRENDKHLDLPQGEDDEVEEDRVSEDSMSSHRSSLGDMAGDAEFEQKINRLIAAKQKLRQLQNLAAMVQDDDPEPQGAIANVSNIGDLLGEVEETKQQPNNVRVSSNKLKKDVRLNEKAREKFYEAKLQQQQRELKQLQEERRKLFEIQEKIQVLQKACPDLQLSAGLGNCPANRQTSQATSTPAMNECNTAGKPLFECDESLPVGNELWSEMRRHEILREELRQRRKQLEALMAEDQRRRELAETISTVAASVKSEGSEAQCTPQQSRTEKTMATWGGSTQCALEEENGDEDGYLSDGVGQAEEEEEDASSLNDSFSVYPNNNIPENAYFGKGNKDRWKNCRPLSADGNYRPVSKARQQQNINMRRQENFRWMSELSYVEEKERWQEQINQLKKQHEFSVSICQTLMQDQQTLSCLLQTLLTGPYSMMPNNVASSQIHLIMHQLNQCYTQLTWQQNNVQRLKQMLSDLMQQQEQQCQEKPSRKERGSSAPPPPSPVFCPFNYPPQPVNLFSVPGFTNFSSFAPGINCNPVFPSGFGDFAHSVSPRSSEQQEQQHPLDHNTSGKTEYMAFPKPFESSSSNGAEKQRRNHRQPEEELEKRSTWLDDSQEMKKDDQSQLNAGFAVSVQSIASGHKNQCDTKRRREFDEESLESFSSIPDPIDPTTVTKTFRSRKASAQASLASKDKTPKSKNKRKSSSQLKGRIKNAGYESASASSVCEPCKNNKSRHSDDIVHAKVFSKRNQEQLEKIIKYSRSTEMSSAHARRILQQSNRNACIEAPETGSDLSMFEALRDTIYSEVATLISQNESRPHFLIELFHELQLLNTDYLRQRALYALQDIVTRHLCEKNEKGKCAKSLNSATWVASNSELTPSESLASTDDETFAKNFSTEACQDCEQPDADNGSTMSTSSNFEPFATDDLGNTVIHLDKALSWMREYERMKVEAESTLDSEGCSSNFQGASAAKLEGSGTGECQSVPQSGDVSAVPCPRIDTQQLDRQIKAIMKEVIPFLKEHMDEVCSSQLLTSVRRMVLTLTQQNDESKEFVKFFHKQLGSILQDSLAKFAGRKLKDCGEDLLVEISEVLFNELAFFKLMQDLDNNSISVKQRCKRKIETTEVMQSYAKEAKKSLQVDVCSSVEDVDEDKDKDETETAKQVPDSEVCAGNKVPENIRSDASDQEEDEESESGPVAISLSKAETQALTNYGSGEDENEDEEIEFEEGPVDVQTSLQASSETTENEQTSNQELSKAKSSEILSSEQEPAKGEDVAAAVHHYLSVMENTPASIANTPESFITATVNTEGSSSSLAVNETQTSDTTSAENKSGASSESSMAGSPDTESPVLVNEYEPGSGNVSQKSDEDDFVKVEDLPLKLAVYSEAEIMKKMETEAQTKSLCDELLDGGGDQDQELVGDAQTLKEPETFGAQTA from the exons ATGGCAACAGGAGGTGGTCCCTTTGAAGAAGGCATGAACGATCAGGACTTGCCCAGCTGGAGCAATGAGAGCCTTGATGACCGGCTGAACAACACA GACTGGGGAGGTcaacagaagaaagcaaacagatcttcagagaaaaacaagaaaaagcttAGTGGGGAAGGTGAAACAAGACTTACTAATGACATATCTCCAGAATCTTCACCTGGAATGGAACGACGGAAGACCCGAACTTCTCATAGCTTTCCTCATGCTCGATACATGACTCAGATGTctgtcccagagcaggctgAACTAGAAAGGCTTAAACAAAGAATAAACTTCAGTGATCTGGATCAG AGAAGCATTGGAAGTGATTCTCAAGGCAGGGCAACGGCTGCTAATAACAAACGTCAacttaatgaaaacaaaaaaccattcAACTTCCTGTCACTACAGATTAACACTAACAAAAGCAAAGATCCTGCCTCAGGTTCCCAAAAAAAGGAAGGTGGGGTATCAGCGCAGTGTAAAGAGTTGTTTGGAGCTGCTCTAAGCAAGGATTTCTTGCAAAACTGTCAAGCGTCTGCTCAAGAAGATGGAAGGGGAGAACAAGCGATGGATAGTAGCCAG ATTGTGAGCAGACTAGTTCAGATTCGCGACTATATTGCTAAGGCCAGCTCCATGCGGGATGATCTtgtagagaaaaatgaaagatcGGCCAATGTTGAGCGTTTATCACACCTTATAGATGACCTTaaagagcaggagaaatccTATCTGAAATTTTTGCAAAAGATGCTT gctAGAGAAAATGAGGAGGATGATGTTCGGACTGTAGATTCAGCTGTGGGATCTGGTTCTGTAGGTGAGAGCACATCGCTAAACATTGATGTGCAGTCTGAGGCTTCAGATACCACG GAGGTATCTTTTAGTTTGAGTTGTCGGCCCCGCATTGAGGACAAACTAGGGAATTCAACTGCACGAGAACAGGTTACAGACATTGATGTTACACCAAGCCCTAAAGGGAAAAGTGAGAGAGCTGCTCTGAATGACAGGGAAATCTGGCCTTGTGTGATTAATAGCCAGGATCATGGATTGCTTTCAAAG GCCAGAGATCCTCAACAGGAAGCTAAAGAAGAGTTGGAGAACTTGAAGAAACAGCATGATTTATTGAAAAGGATGCTAcaacagcaggaggaattaAAGGCTCTTCAAGGAAGACAGGCAGCTCTTCTTGCTTTGCAGCATAAAGCAGAGCAAGCCATTGCTGTCCTGGATGATTCTG TTGTAACAGAAACTACAGGTAGTGTTTCGGGAGTGAGTCTTACATCAGAACTGAACGAAGAATTGAATGACCTAATTCAACGCTTTCACAACCAACTTCATGATTCTCAG ACACAGTCTGTGCCTGACAACAGAAGGCAAGCAGAAAGCCTTTCACTTACCAGAGAGATTTCACAAAGCAGAAACTCTTCAATGTCTGAACACCAGTCAGATGAGAAGGCACAGCTTTTTAACAAGATGCGAATGTTGCAGGGTAAAAAGCAAAAGATGGACAAACTATTAGGAGAACTTCATACACTTCGTGACCAACATCTAAATAACTCTTCCT ttTTTCCTGCTTCAAGTTCTCCTCAAAGGAGTGTTGATCAAAGAAGTACTacttcagctgcttctggtCCTGTAGGCATAGTAACTGTTGTCAATGGTGAACCAAATAGTCTGGCGTCTGCTCCTTATCCTCCTGATTCCCTGGTTTCTCAAAATGAGAGTGAAGAGGATGAAAATCTAAATCCAACAGAAAAACTTCA gaaGCTAAATGAAGTTCGTAAGAGACTGAATGAGTTACGTGAGTTAGTTCACTACTATGAGCAGACATCTGATATGATGACAGATGCTGTGAATGAAAACActaaggaggaggaagaaacagaagaatcaGAAAGTGATTCTGAACATGAGGATCCACAGCCTGTTACAAATATTAG AAACCCTCAAGGAATCAGTAGTTGGAGTGAAATAAATAGCAATTCAAATGTACAGTGTGGAACTAATAACAGAGATGGAAGACATCTTAATACAGACTGTGAAATAAACAACCGATCTGCTGCTAATATAAGGACTCTAAAAATGTCTTCTGCTTTAG ACTGTCATAATAGAGAGAATGACAAACACCTCGATCTACCCCAAGGTGAAGATGATGAAGTGGAAGAAGATCGGGTTAGTGAAGATTCCATGTCTAGTCACAGAAGCAGCCTGGGTGATATGGCTGGAGATGCCGAGTTTGAGCAGAAGATCAATAGGCTTATAGCTGCAAAACAGAAGCTTAGACAGTTACAAAACCTTGCTGCTATGGTGCAG GATGATGATCCAGAACCTCAAGGAGCAATTGCAAATGTGTCTAATATTGGTGACTTGTTGGGTGAAGTGGAAGAGACAAAGCAGCAACCAAACAATGTCCGAGTAAGTTCcaacaagttaaaaaaagatGTGCGACTGAATGAGAAAGCAAG AGAGAAGTTCTATGAAGCTaaacttcagcagcagcaacgGGAGCTTAAGCAGttacaagaagaaagaagaaaactgtttgaaatacaggaaaaaattcaAGTGTTACAGAAAGCTTGTCCTGACCTTCAA ttGTCCGCTGGCCTGGGTAACTGCCCAGCAAATAGACAGACTTCACAAGCAACATCAACTCCAGCCATGAATGAGTGTAACACAGCTGGCAAGCCTTTATTTGAGTGTGATGAATCATTACCAGTAGGCAATGAG TTATGGTCTGAGATGAGAAGACATGAGATTTTAAGAGAAGAATTGCGACAGAGAAGAAAGCAACTTGAAGCTTTAATGGCTGAAGATCAGAGAAGGAGAGAGCTCGCAGAAACAATATCTACTGTTGCTGCATCTGTTAAAAGTGAAGGGTCAGAAGCTCAGTGTactccacagcagagcagaactgAAAA GACCATGGCTACCTGGGGAGGTTCTACCCAGTGTGCCctagaggaagaaaatggagaCGAAGATGGTTATCTCTCTGATGGAGTTGGTCaggcagaagaagaagaagaagatgcaTCAAGTTTGAATGACAGTTTTTCTGTTTATCCCAATAACAACATACCAGAAAATGCCTATTTTGGTAAAGGAAACAAAGATAG GTGGAAAAACTGCCGTCCCCTTTCAGCAGATGGAAATTATCGTCCAGTGTCTAAGGCCAGGCAacagcaaaatataaatatgcgACGTCAGGAAAATTTTCGATGGATGTCTGAGCTTTCCTATGTGGAAGAAAAGGAACGATGGCAAGAGCAGATCAATCAGTTGAAGAAACAGCATGAATTTAGTGTCAGCATTTGTCAAACTTTGATGCAGGATCAGCAG acCCTCTCTTGCCTTCTGCAGACTTTGCTCACAGGCCCCTACAGCATGATGCCCAATAATGTTGCATCTTCACAAATACATCTCATTATGCATCAGTTAAACCAGTGTTACACTCAACTGACTTGGCAGCAGAATAATGTCCAAAG GTTGAAACAAATGTTAAGTGATCTTATGCAGCAGCAAGAACAACAGTGTCAAGAGAAACCATCAAGAAAGGAGAGAGGCAGTAGTGCACCACCACCTCCATCTCCTGTTTTCTGTCCATTCAACTACCCTCCACAACCTGTGAATCTCTTTAGTGTTCCAGGATTTActaatttttcctcctttgctccag GTATTAACTGTAATCCAGTGTTTCCATCTGGTTTTGGAGATTTTGCACATAGTGTTTCTCCGCGAagcagtgagcagcaggagcaacaACATCCTCTAGATCATAATACTTCTGGGAAAACTGAGTATATGGCATTCCCCAAACCCTTTGAAAGCAGTTCCTCTAACggagcagaaaaacaaag aaggAATCATAGACAACCGGAAGAAGAATTGGAAAAAAGATCAACTTGGCTTGATGATAGCcaagaaatgaagaaagatgATCAGTCTCAGCTGAATGCAGGTTTTGCAGTTTCAGTACAAAGCATTGCTTCTGGTCATAAAAATCAGTGTGATACGAAGCGAAGAAGAGAGTTTGATGAAGAGTCTTTGGAGAGTTTCAGTAGCATACCTGATCCAATAGACCCAACTACTGTGACAAAGACATTTAGATCTAGAAAAGCATCAGCGCAAGCAAGCCTGGCATCAAAAGATAAAACGCCCAAATCAAAGAATAAGAGGAAGAGTTCTTCTCAGCTAAAAGGCAGAATTAAAAATGCTG GTTATGAAAGTGCAAGTGCTTCTAGTGTGTGTGAGCCCTGCAAGAACAATAAAAGCAGACACTCTGATGACATTGTTCATGCAAAGGTGTTCAGCAAAAGGAATCAGGAacaattggaaaaaataattaaatacagTAGATCTACAGAAATGTCTTCAG CGCATGCTAGGAGAATTCTGCAGCAGTCTAACAGAAATGCATGCATTGAAGCGCCAG aaactGGTAGTGATCTTTCTATGTTTGAAGCTTTGCGAGACACAATTTACTCTGAAGTGGCAACTCTTATTTCTCAAAATGAGTCTCGTCCCCACTTTCTTATTGAACTTTTCCATGAGCTTCAGCTGCTAAATACAGATTATCTGAGGCAAAGGGCTCTATATGCTTTACAG GATATAGTGACCAGACATTTatgtgagaaaaatgaaaaagggaagTGTGCAAAATCACTGAATTCTGCAACATGGGTGGCATCAAATTCTGAACTCACTCCTAGTGAAAGCCTTGCCTCTACAGATGAT GAAACTTTTGCCAAGAACTTTTCTACAGAAGCATGTCAAGATTGTGAACAACCTGATGCAGACAATGGCAGTACTATGTCTACTTCTTCGAATTTTGAACCCTTTGCTACTGATGACCTTG GCAACACAGTGATTCACTTAGATAAAGCTTTGTCTTGGATGAGGGAATATGAGCGTATGAAAGTTGAAGCTGAAAGTACCCTTGACTCTGAGGGCTGCTCTAGTAATTTTCAGGGTGCTTCTGCTGCTAAATTAGAAG gTTCAGGAACTGGTGAATGTCAGTCTGTGCCACAGTCAGGTGATGTTTCTGCAGTTCCATGTCCTCGTATAGATACTCAGCAGCTTGACCGGCAGATTAAAGCAATTATGAAAGAGGTCATCCCTTTTCTGAAG GAACACATGGATGAAGTATGCTCTTCTCAATTACTGACATCAGTAAGACGTATGGTCTTGACTCTTACTCAGCAAAATGATGAAAGTAAAGAATTTGTGAAGTTCTTTCATAAACAGCTTGGCAGTATACTTCAG GATTCACTGGCAAAATTTGCTGGTAGAAAATTAAAAGATTGTGGGGAGGATCTTCTTGTGGAGATCTCTGAAGTGTTATTCAATGAATTAGCCTTTTTTAAACTCATGCAAGACTTGGACAACAACAGTATTTCTGTAAAGCAGAGATGTAAACGAAAAATAGAAACCACTGAAGTAATGCAGTCTTATGCTAaagag GCAAAAAAAAGTCTCCAGGTGGATGTTTGTTCTTCTGTTGAAGATGTCGATGAGGACAAA GACAAGGATGAGACTGAAACTGCTAAACAGGTTCCGGACTCAGAAGTGTGTGCTGGTAACAAAGTGCCTGAAAATATTAGATCTGATGCATCTGATcaagaggaagatgaggaaagTGAAAGTGGTCCAGTGGCAATAA GTTTATCAAAAGCAGAAACCCAAGCTCTGACTAACTATGGCAGTGGAGAAGATGAGAATGAGGATGAAGAAATAGAATTTGAGGAGGGACCTGTTGATGTGCAAACATCACTACAAGCCAGCAGTGAAACAACTGAAAATGAGCAG ACTTCAAATCAAGAGTTGAGTAAGGCAAAAAGCAGTGAGATTTTGTCATCAGAACAAGAACCTGCTAAAG GTGAAgatgtggctgcagctgtgcatcATTACCTCAGTGTCATGGAGAATACACCAGCTTCAATAGCCAATACCCCAGAATCCTTTATAACAGCCACTGTGAATACTGAAGGATCAAGCTCATCTTTGGCAGTGAATGAAACTCAAACATCAGATACCAcatctgcagaaaacaaatctgGTGCAAGTTCTGAAAGCTCCATGGCTGGCAGCCCTGATACAGAGTCACCTGTGCTAGTGAACGAATAT GAACCTGGTTCTGGAAATGTAAGTCAAAAATCTGATGAAGATGACTTTGTGAAAGTTGAAGACTTGCCCCTCAAACTTGCTGTGTATTCAGAG gcagaaataatgaagaaaatggaaacagaggCCCAAACCAAGAGTTTGTGTGATGAATTACTGGATGGAGGTGGAGATCAAGATCAAGAATTAGTCGGAGATGCCCAAACTTTGAAAGAacctg